ACCTTCAACGGCAAACTCATCAAGTACGATCCCCCTCCCTAATTAGCAGCCGAGCTGGCCGCAGAGCTTGCCAACATTAAACTCGTAAATTGCAAGCTGACTTGGTGTGACCTTTTCAGGATACTCCGCAAGTGACCTTGTTAATGAAGCTACCTGCTCGAGTTGGGCTTGGGCATCCGGAGGAAGCTGACTGCTCAATTTCTGCAATGTATTCAGGTCGCCAGCAATGGCCTGCTCTACTGCACTGATTCGAGCCATGATTGCACTCTTCTGCTGGGGAGTTGTTGCTGCCGTATATTGCGCGTACAGATCTGGTAGCTGGACTGACAGATTTGCCATATCAGTCGCAGCTTTTTGGGCCTGCGGTGGAATATCCGACGGCTGCTGACTTCCGTAAGTTGGGCTGGTTGGTGGAACGTTTCCTATACGCATATCTTTCTCCTTGTTGTCCTTCTCAACCTCAAAATACGCATCTTTTAAAATTAGAGGCTACTACAAGATTACACCAACCAGCAGGTATATGCACTCTTCTATGCTGGCAATGTGGATTCTTGAAAAATTTATTACAACTCTCTAAATTTTGTGCTCCTTATCTTCGCGATGGAGTTTCTAATGACAAGTCTTACAGAGCGTTTATTATCTGCGGAAACAGCCGAAGCAGCTCCCTATGCAGCTTATGATTCAGAGACCTCTTACGATAGACCGGCTTCCAGAGCTTCAGCGGCGCCTCCGGTCTCCTATTATGCCAGCAGCCTAACAAGCGCTGCAGCAGGAACGGGTATTGCAACAGGAGCGGGAGCAGTATCTGTAACAATCACTCACTCAGCTCTTGCACCACCTTCGGGTGCGCAGGACTCGAAAGGAGACGCGAAGGAGTCAGATCAGACGGTGACACTCAAAGATGGAAGCAAATATACAGGTCCTATGAAAAATGGATACCCTGATGGAAAGGGCACCATCGCGTATCCAGCTGACCATCCAGGGGGATGGGATCGATATACTGGAGACTTTGTAGATGGCGTTCCAGATGGAGAAGGCCATCTGCTTTTTAAAGACAAAACCACCTATCAAGGCAGCTTTTCCCAAGGCGCAAGCCATGGCCAGGGAACTTTGATAACAGGACCTCGTGGCGTCAAAATCATTGGAGAATTTCAACACGGAGCGATCCATAATGGCGAGGGTTATTTTCCTGGCTATAAAGAACCATTTACATTCATAGAGGGCCATCAGTATCACCCAAATGGCTGCTCTAATGAGGGTTGCACTGGTTTCTTTTGCACAGTTCAATAATACAGCGCTGGCCTACTCCCCTGATAGATCTGAAACCGCTACCTCCGCTTACCCCAGTGTCCCTGGCCGCCCGCTACAAAACGCCTTCTTTTCCCGTCAAAATGCACAAAGTCTCCGCATTCTCAATGCGCATATCCCAGGAGATCCCACCAAACCTTCGCGCGAAGAGTTTGCTAGGTACGCTTATGAACGCCACCAAGAAAATGCCATCACAGTCGCACTAGGCGATAATAATTTCGAAAGAGAGGAGATGATCGCTGCCTATCGAAAAGCTGGATATACCGACTTTAGCATCCACTCTCCCTGGCAGACAAACATCGATCCCTATTCCAGAATGTCAAAGGGCATCGACCATCTTTTTGTGATCGGAGTTGATAACTCAAGAGATTTGAGTGCAGGCGAAGTTCTGTCCAATGGCAATCTTCAAGAGACGATCGATCTCCTCAATCACGCCAGATGAGCTTTAAGAGCTCTTTTTTGCAATTACGGTGGGGAAAATGTGAGCCTTGTCGTAGAGAATTTCGATCTCGCAGAAGCCCGCTTGCTTAAGCTGGTTTCTCACGGTCTCTTCCGTACGGTACGCTTGCCATTTCACACCTAGAACATCCACGAATAGGATTTTTTGCAGGATCGCATCTTGCGGACGAACCTCAGCAGATAGCCAAGCAGTAGTCAAACCAGGTGCTGGTGGAGGAGTCAGAAAACTCGTTACAAGGACTCCGTTCGGCTTGAGTGCATCGAAGAATTGTTTGTAAAGCAGAACAACCTTCTGATCGTCATGCTCATAGATTGCTAATCCATTGCTGGCGATGAGATCAAACTGCTCTTCGAGATCGAGTTTCCAGGCATCCTTCTCAAGAAAATGACTCTGAATGAGTAGCCCCTGCTCAGCGGCGTGCTCGCGCGCTTGATCAAGCGTTTCAGCATCGAGATCGATCCCCCAGAGTGAAAATGTATCAAGGCCTGAGTAGTCAAGATCGAGAAGCTCCCCCATGAGCCCGCAAGGAATAGAAGCGAAACTGCAGCCCTCTTTAATGCGCTGTTGAATTTGAGATTTGAAAATCTGATATCTCTGCTGCGTGGCAAGGCATGTAGGCGCAGAGTCGAGAATAAACGACTCAAGAGAATTGAACGGTTTAGGCTTACCTTCTATCTCCTTCTTTTCTGGATATGTGATGACATAGTGAGTCCAGTAGCCGTTTAACCCGCCTCTTTCAATTAGAAATCTTCCGAGTTCAAACTCTGATAGTTGATTGACCATTTCGAGCTGCCTCTGGACGGTAGCGTAAGGAAGATCTCCTCGATTCGCTATTCGTTCCACCATGGCCTTTCTGCTCTGCTCAAAAGAGGAGGCGCGCTGTGCGTGGGAGAGGTTCTGTTCAGCCCCGATCTCGAAGTTCAATCCAGACATTATAAACACCACAAGTGAGATCTTTAAGAATTTGTTCATTTTTCCCTTCGCCCGTTACTTCACTGGGTAAACAGCAAAGGTTACCAATAAATGGGAAAAAAGCAAAAAAGAACTTATTAAACTCTTCTTATTTGACGTTGAGGTCGTTGTAGAGGAGGTCTAGTTCTTGGAGGAGAACTTCGGTGGGTTCGGGATGCTTGAGGAAAGAGAGCATCACCTGGCTGAGAGCGGAGGCTTCGCCCTCTATGGGCTCATACTCTTCGGCGGCAGAGAGAAGAGAGACTCCTTCGGGCAGGCCGGGAACTGAAAGGGGCTGGCCTAGCATATTCTGAATGATCTGACCGGCATCTTGTAAGTTCTCTCTTAGCATGGGTTTATTCCAATTTAGACGCTTTGCGGGAGAGTTCATTGAGCTGTTTGATGGTCTCAGCGAGATTTGATAGTGAGTGTACGCTGCGCGCTGAGTCGGGCGTGAGATTTTTCACAGAATCGGAAAAGTTTGAGATCGCAGATTGTAGTTTTTTGGCGAGCTGAGCCTCTTCTGAGATCGGCGGCTCGTAGAAGGGAGGTGTTGGGGAAGTTGGTCCTACATTTCTTACCATACAACTCCTAACGTTTTTTATTTCCACGACGGCTCGCGCCCGCACGAGCAGAGGTCTTCTTCTTCTTTTTGCGGCTGTTAGATGGCTCTTTTACAAGAGATGTCTGAGAGGGCCAGCCTGCAAGAGGTGGAATATGTGTCATTGCGGTATAATCCGTTATATTTTTCAAATTACATATTAATAATTTGAACCACAACAGTTATTTAGCGTGAACTGAGAGGTACTCTTCAAGAGAGCCATCAAACGAGCGGATCCCCTTCTCTTCAAAGGCGAGCGTACGCGTTGTGGCGCGCGAAAGCAGGTCGCGGTCATGGCTGGCCATGATAACCGTTCCCTTATACTCTTCTAGCGCCCATGCAAGTGCAGAGACGGCTTCGAGGTCGAGGTGGTTGTTGGGCTCGTCAAACACGAGGGTGTTGTAGTTGCAGAGCATGATTCCGGCGATGATAAGGCGCGCGGTCTCTCCTCCCGACAGGTGGGAGATGGGCTTAAAGGCGTCGTCGCCTCCAAAGAGCATCTTACCTAGAACGCTGCGGATGTCCTGATCGTAGACTCCCTCTTTGCGGCCTTTGAGCCAGTCGAAGGCGGTCATCGAAGAGCTCTTATCGATGATATCGTTGTGGTTTTGGGGAAAGTAGCCGATCTGCACCTGGTGGCCGAGTTCAATACGGCCGCTATCCTGTGGAAGGACTTGCGCTAGCATCTTCAGAAGAGTCGTCTTTCCTCTTCCGTTATTTCCAATGACGCCGATCTTCTCTCCACGCGCGATTTCGCATGAGAAGTTGGTGATCACCTTCTTTCCATCAAATGCTTTTGAAATGTCTTGGACCTTAAAAATCACCTGACCAGCGGGTTTTTCTGGAGGGTAGAAGCGAATATATGGTCTCTGGATATTTGATTTCTTTAATTCCATAGGGCTCAAGCGCTCGATCTCTCTTAAACGAGATTGAACCTGGCTTGCGCGCGTTCCGGCGCCGAATTTTGCTACGAACTCTTGAAGCTGAGAGATCTTCTTCTCTTTGCTCTTGTTTTCCGACTCGGTGCGCTCGCGGACAGAGCTCTTAGCTGC
The Chlamydiales bacterium genome window above contains:
- a CDS encoding ABC-F family ATP-binding cassette domain-containing protein, encoding MITLNEISKKIGSRVLFENVTVTFSPGKRYGLTGPNGAGKSTLFKIIMKKEEPTSGTVTLPRKVGFLRQNIEDFREIKVVDAVIMGNQRLWDTFAERDRLYLEEMTDEIGIRLGELEEIVADENGYEAESEAESLLVGMGIPGELHHKRMEEVPIDMQFRVLLCQALFGTPEALLLDEPTNHLDLESIGWLETFLLRYTGTLVVVSHDRHFLNAITTHIADIDYETLIIYSGNYDDMVAAKSSVRERTESENKSKEKKISQLQEFVAKFGAGTRASQVQSRLREIERLSPMELKKSNIQRPYIRFYPPEKPAGQVIFKVQDISKAFDGKKVITNFSCEIARGEKIGVIGNNGRGKTTLLKMLAQVLPQDSGRIELGHQVQIGYFPQNHNDIIDKSSSMTAFDWLKGRKEGVYDQDIRSVLGKMLFGGDDAFKPISHLSGGETARLIIAGIMLCNYNTLVFDEPNNHLDLEAVSALAWALEEYKGTVIMASHDRDLLSRATTRTLAFEEKGIRSFDGSLEEYLSVHAK
- a CDS encoding class I SAM-dependent methyltransferase, coding for MNKFLKISLVVFIMSGLNFEIGAEQNLSHAQRASSFEQSRKAMVERIANRGDLPYATVQRQLEMVNQLSEFELGRFLIERGGLNGYWTHYVITYPEKKEIEGKPKPFNSLESFILDSAPTCLATQQRYQIFKSQIQQRIKEGCSFASIPCGLMGELLDLDYSGLDTFSLWGIDLDAETLDQAREHAAEQGLLIQSHFLEKDAWKLDLEEQFDLIASNGLAIYEHDDQKVVLLYKQFFDALKPNGVLVTSFLTPPPAPGLTTAWLSAEVRPQDAILQKILFVDVLGVKWQAYRTEETVRNQLKQAGFCEIEILYDKAHIFPTVIAKKSS